In Rattus norvegicus strain BN/NHsdMcwi chromosome 3, GRCr8, whole genome shotgun sequence, a genomic segment contains:
- the Tor1b gene encoding torsin-1B precursor, which yields MRRVGAFGGSTALWVLLAAHVAAAFEPVSVGIAIGAVSALTGYLSYSDFYCRFTECCHEERPLNTSALKLDLEEKLFGQHLATEVILKALTGFRNNKNPKKPLTLSLHGWAGTGKNFVSQIVAENLYPKGLKSNFVHLFVSTLHFPHEQKIKLYQDQLQKWIRGNVSACGSSVFIFDEMDKLHPGIIDAIKPFLDYYEQVDGISYRKAIFIFLSNAGGDLITKTTLDFWRAGRKREEIQLKDLEPVLSVGVFNNKHSGLWHSGLIDKNLIDYFIPFLPLEYKHVKMCVRAEMRARGAAVDEDIVTSVADEMTFFPKDEKIYSDKGCKTVQSRLDFH from the exons ATGAGACGAGTCGGGGCGTTTGGGGGCTCCACGGCCCTGTGGGTGCTCCTGGCCGCCCACGTGGCGGCGGCGTTCGAGCCCGTGAGCGTGGGCATCGCCATCGGGGCTGTGTCAGCGCTCACCGGCTACCTGTCCTATAGCGACTTTTACTGCCGCTTCACCGAGTGCTGCCATGAGGAACGGCCCCTCAACACGTCGG CCCTCAAGCTGGACTTGGAAGAGAAGCTGTTCGGACAGCACCTTGCCACCGAAGTGATTCTCAAGGCATTGACTGGCTTCAGgaacaacaaaaatcccaagaaACCACTGACTCTATCCTTGCACGGCTGGGCTGGCACGGGCAAGAATTTTGTCAGCCAGATTGTGGCTGAAAACCTTTATCCAAAAGGCCTGAAGAGTAACTTTGTCCACCTGTTCGTCTCTACTCTGCACTTCCCTCATGAGCAGAAGATAAAACTGTACCAG GACCAGCTCCAGAAGTGGATCCGAGGCAACGTGAGCGCGTGCGGCAGCTCCGTTTTCATCTTTGACGAGATGGATAAGTTGCATCCTGGAATCATTGATGCAATCAAGCCCTTCCTGGACTATTATGAGCAGGTGGATGGGATTTCCTACCGCAAAGCCATCTTCATCTTCCTCAG CAATGCAGGAGGGGACCTGATAACCAAGACGACCCTGGACTTCTGGCgggcaggaagaaaaagggaggagatccAGCTGAAGGACCTGGAGCCTGTGCTGTCTGTGGGTGTCTTCAACAACAAGCACA GTGGCCTGTGGCACAGTGGGCTAATAGACAAGAACCTCATCGACTACTTCATCCCCTTCCTGCCCTTGGAGTATAAACACGTGAAAATGTGTGTGCGGGCAGAGATGAGGGCCCGAGGGGCTGCTGTGGATGAAGACATTGTCACCAGTGTGGCAGATGAAATGACCTTTTTCCCCAAGGATGAGAAGATCTACTCGGACAAGGGCTGCAAGACAGTGCAGTCACGGCTGGATTTCCACTGA
- the Tor1b gene encoding torsin-1B isoform X1, which produces MRRVGAFGGSTALWVLLAAHVAAAFEPVSVGIAIGAVSALTGYLSYSDFYCRFTECCHEERPLNTSALKLDLEEKLFGQHLATEVILKALTGFRNNKNPKKPLTLSLHGWAGTGKNFVSQIVAENLYPKGLKSNFVHLFVSTLHFPHEQKIKLYQARKPTAL; this is translated from the exons ATGAGACGAGTCGGGGCGTTTGGGGGCTCCACGGCCCTGTGGGTGCTCCTGGCCGCCCACGTGGCGGCGGCGTTCGAGCCCGTGAGCGTGGGCATCGCCATCGGGGCTGTGTCAGCGCTCACCGGCTACCTGTCCTATAGCGACTTTTACTGCCGCTTCACCGAGTGCTGCCATGAGGAACGGCCCCTCAACACGTCGG CCCTCAAGCTGGACTTGGAAGAGAAGCTGTTCGGACAGCACCTTGCCACCGAAGTGATTCTCAAGGCATTGACTGGCTTCAGgaacaacaaaaatcccaagaaACCACTGACTCTATCCTTGCACGGCTGGGCTGGCACGGGCAAGAATTTTGTCAGCCAGATTGTGGCTGAAAACCTTTATCCAAAAGGCCTGAAGAGTAACTTTGTCCACCTGTTCGTCTCTACTCTGCACTTCCCTCATGAGCAGAAGATAAAACTGTACCAGGCAAGGAAACCTACTGCTCTCTGA
- the Tor1a gene encoding torsin-1A precursor, whose amino-acid sequence MKLGRATLALLLLVPCVVRAVEPISLGLALAGVLTGYISYPRLYCLFAECCGQKRSLSREALQKDLDNKLFGQHLAKRVILNAVSGFLSNPKPKKPLTLSLHGWTGTGKNFASKIIAENIYEGGLNSDYVHLFVATLHFPHASNITLYKDQLQMWIRGNVSACARSIFIFDEMDKMHAGLIDAIKPFLDYYDVVDEVSYQKAIFIFLSNAGAERITDVALDFWRSGKQREEIKLRDMEHALAVSVFNNKNSGFWHSSLIDRNLIDYFVPFLPLEYKHLKMCIRVEMQSRGYEEDEDIINKVAEEMTFFPKEEKVFSDKGCKTVFTKLDYYLDD is encoded by the exons ATGAAGCTGGGCCGGGCCACTCTggccctgctgctgctggtgccgTGCGTGGTTCGTGCGGTGGAGCCCATCAGCCTGGGTCTGGCCCTAGCCGGCGTACTCACCGGCTATATCTCCTATCCTCGCCTCTACTGCCTCTTCGCCGAGTGCTGCGGCCAGAAGCGGAGCCTCAGCCGTGAGG CGCTGCAGAAGGATCTGGATAACAAGCTCTTTGGACAACACCTTGCCAAAAGAGTCATCTTAAACGCCGTGTCTGGTTTCCTAAGCAACCCGAAGCCCAAGAagcccctcaccctctccctgcACGGGTGGACAGGCACCGGCAAAAACTTCGCTAGCAAGATCATCGCAGAGAATATTTACGAGGGTGGACTGAACAGTGACTATGTACACCTGTTTGTGGCCACGCTACACTTCCCCCACGCCTCTAACATCACCCTGTATAAG GACCAATTACAGATGTGGATTCGAGGCAACGTGAGCGCCTGTGCTCGGTCCATCTTCATCTTTGACGAGATGGACAAGATGCACGCCGGCCTCATCGACGCCATCAAGCCTTTCCTAGACTATTACGACGTGGTAGATGAGGTCTCCTATCAGAAGGCCATCTTCATCTTCCTCAG CAATGCAGGGGCAGAAAGGATCACAGACGTGGCTCTGGATTTCTGGAGaagtgggaagcagagagaggagatcAAGCTCAGAGACATGGAGCACGCCCTGGCCGTgtcggtcttcaataacaagaaca GTGGCTTCTGGCACAGCAGCCTCATTGACCGGAACCTCATAGACTATTTTGTCCCCTTCCTGCCCCTGGAGTACAAGCACCTGAAAATGTGCATCAGAGTTGAGATGCAGTCCCGTGGCTATGAAGAAGATGAGGACATAATCAATAAGGTAGCTGAAGAGATGACGTTCTTCCCCAAGGAGGAGAAGGTCTTCTCTGACAAGGGCTGCAAGACTGTGTTCACCAAGCTGGACTACTACCTGGATGACTGA
- the Tor1a gene encoding torsin-1A isoform X1: protein MKLGRATLALLLLVPCVVRAVEPISLGLALAGVLTGYISYPRLYCLFAECCGQKRSLSREALQKDLDNKLFGQHLAKRVILNAVSGFLSNPKPKKPLTLSLHGWTGTGKNFASKIIAENIYEGGLNSDYVHLFVATLHFPHASNITLYKDQLQMWIRGNVSACARSIFIFDEMDKMHAGLIDAIKPFLDYYDVVDEVSYQKAIFIFLRGRKDHRRGSGFLEKWEAERGDQAQRHGARPGRVGLQ from the exons ATGAAGCTGGGCCGGGCCACTCTggccctgctgctgctggtgccgTGCGTGGTTCGTGCGGTGGAGCCCATCAGCCTGGGTCTGGCCCTAGCCGGCGTACTCACCGGCTATATCTCCTATCCTCGCCTCTACTGCCTCTTCGCCGAGTGCTGCGGCCAGAAGCGGAGCCTCAGCCGTGAGG CGCTGCAGAAGGATCTGGATAACAAGCTCTTTGGACAACACCTTGCCAAAAGAGTCATCTTAAACGCCGTGTCTGGTTTCCTAAGCAACCCGAAGCCCAAGAagcccctcaccctctccctgcACGGGTGGACAGGCACCGGCAAAAACTTCGCTAGCAAGATCATCGCAGAGAATATTTACGAGGGTGGACTGAACAGTGACTATGTACACCTGTTTGTGGCCACGCTACACTTCCCCCACGCCTCTAACATCACCCTGTATAAG GACCAATTACAGATGTGGATTCGAGGCAACGTGAGCGCCTGTGCTCGGTCCATCTTCATCTTTGACGAGATGGACAAGATGCACGCCGGCCTCATCGACGCCATCAAGCCTTTCCTAGACTATTACGACGTGGTAGATGAGGTCTCCTATCAGAAGGCCATCTTCATCTTCCTCAG GGGCAGAAAGGATCACAGACGTGGCTCTGGATTTCTGGAGaagtgggaagcagagagaggagatcAAGCTCAGAGACATGGAGCACGCCCTGGCCGTgtcggtcttcaataa